A stretch of the Sulfurimonas sp. HSL3-1 genome encodes the following:
- the gatA gene encoding Asp-tRNA(Asn)/Glu-tRNA(Gln) amidotransferase subunit GatA: MMTLKEALTLSPEALESLRAELKSKIEGDSELGAYVGMETAGSGVPIAIKDNIQVKTWSVTSGSKILQGYVAPYNATVVEKLQAAGLAPFGRTNMDEFAMGSTTESSFYGKTLNPRNRGCVPGGSSGGSAAAVAAGLAVAALGSDTGGSIRQPAAFCGIVGMKPTYGRVSRYGLGAYASSLDQIGPMTQNVEDAAILYDIISGYDPKDSSSADVAYESVADKLDPSRKLTVAILPSYLEGASDAVKQGYDKAVEALKAAGHTVVEKSMMDAKYDISAYYITATAEASTNLARYDGIRYGSREEGENLSDLFIKSRSEGFGEEVKRRILLGNFVLSSGYYDAYYVKAQKVRHLIKEEYEKLFEEVDLILSPVAPDTAYEFGALSDPLQMYLSDIYTISVNLAGLPAISLPVDTAENGMPVGLQLIAKAFDEQTLFDGALSLEQAVNL; the protein is encoded by the coding sequence TTGATGACGCTTAAGGAAGCTTTGACACTCTCGCCGGAAGCGCTGGAGAGCCTCCGCGCCGAACTCAAATCGAAGATTGAAGGCGACAGCGAATTGGGTGCCTATGTGGGTATGGAGACCGCCGGCAGCGGCGTTCCCATCGCGATCAAGGATAACATCCAGGTCAAGACGTGGAGCGTAACGTCGGGCTCGAAGATCCTGCAGGGCTACGTCGCGCCGTATAACGCGACTGTTGTCGAGAAGTTGCAGGCAGCTGGTCTCGCGCCGTTCGGACGGACGAACATGGACGAGTTCGCCATGGGCTCCACGACCGAGAGCAGCTTTTACGGCAAGACGCTCAACCCCCGCAACCGCGGCTGCGTCCCGGGCGGCAGCTCCGGCGGTTCCGCGGCGGCGGTCGCGGCGGGCCTTGCCGTTGCGGCACTGGGTTCCGACACCGGCGGCTCCATCCGCCAGCCGGCGGCGTTCTGCGGCATCGTCGGGATGAAACCGACCTACGGCCGTGTCAGCCGCTACGGCCTCGGCGCCTACGCCAGCTCGCTCGACCAGATCGGCCCGATGACGCAGAACGTTGAAGACGCGGCGATCCTCTACGATATCATCAGCGGCTACGATCCGAAAGACTCTTCCAGCGCGGACGTCGCCTATGAAAGCGTCGCGGACAAGCTCGATCCGAGCCGCAAACTGACCGTCGCGATCCTCCCCTCCTACCTGGAGGGGGCATCCGACGCGGTTAAGCAGGGGTACGACAAAGCGGTCGAGGCACTCAAAGCCGCGGGCCATACCGTCGTCGAGAAGTCGATGATGGATGCCAAGTACGACATCTCCGCCTACTACATCACCGCGACGGCGGAAGCCTCGACGAACCTTGCCCGCTACGACGGCATCCGCTACGGCAGCCGGGAAGAGGGCGAGAATCTCTCGGACCTCTTCATCAAGAGCCGCTCCGAAGGCTTCGGCGAAGAGGTGAAGCGCCGTATCCTGCTGGGGAATTTCGTCCTCTCCAGCGGCTACTACGACGCCTACTACGTCAAGGCGCAGAAAGTACGCCACCTGATCAAGGAGGAGTACGAGAAACTCTTCGAAGAGGTCGACCTGATCCTCAGCCCCGTTGCGCCGGACACCGCGTACGAGTTCGGAGCCCTCTCCGACCCGCTGCAGATGTACCTGAGCGATATCTATACCATTTCGGTCAATCTCGCCGGACTGCCGGCGATCTCCCTGCCGGTCGACACGGCGGAAAACGGTATGCCGGTCGGGCTGCAGCTTATTGCCAAAGCCTTTGATGAACAAACACTTTTCGACGGTGCG
- the ileS gene encoding isoleucine--tRNA ligase, translating into MDYKATLLLPTTDFAMRGNLVQNEPKRYAKWFESGVYETMKQKREGAPSFTLHDGPPYANGHTHIGHALNKILKDIIVKQHYFNGSSVRFTPGWDCHGLPIEQQVEKKLGGKQKKEALSTAEVRKLCREHAQSFVGIQRDEFKQLGIIADWDNPYLTMDYKFEANIYRTLCDVAKKGLLVERSKPVYWSWAERTALAEAEVEYEDKEDYSIFVAFELSEESKVRLGLEGNAAPVIWTTTPWTLPANTGISLNPDEKYVRSADGYIVAQKLYGALKEQEIIKGEVVQTFDATQFENLHAVNPLNGRRSQIVLGEHVLMDNGTGCVHTAPGHGEDDYRVGLKYNLDVIMPVDETGCYDQSVVRERLIPNAETFVGMHIFKANEPIIELLGESLLKVSKFNHSYPHCWRSHTPLIFRATKQWFIAVDEKPEGQSKTLREIAQEEVEATTFYPEWGRNRIKAMVENRPDWCISRQRDWGVPIAFFRVKATGEVVLDEKVLNFTAMVFEMHGTDAWYSLPIEQLLYPGCAHTADELEKVDDILDVWFDSGSTWNAVLKSRNYDAGSYPADVYLEGSDQHRGWFQSSLFLSAAVEHRAPYKALITHGFTMDGKGEKMSKSKGNVVAPDKVLKQYGSEILRLWVALADYQNDQKISDDILKQTAEQYRKLRNTFRFLLANINDLETIVTFGEMGVLDQWIVSKASHVFDNVHAQFKRYNFVGGMSTLNNFIVNELSGIYLDITKDRLYCDAKNDPHRRASQSAMAMITRSMLLLVAPILTYTADEIVETAPAVIKGDAASIFDLEYASIDVPTSTFNECALVKVREGMYEIVDALKKEKKIKSTLELALHTDAAIVKALPQIEAEDWFVVSGVLPLETAGETLGEFEVDGERYVIAAAALQKCPRCWKFHAHEEETLCARCAEVTGA; encoded by the coding sequence ATGGATTACAAAGCGACACTGCTCCTGCCCACGACGGACTTCGCCATGCGCGGCAACCTGGTCCAGAACGAACCCAAACGCTATGCCAAATGGTTCGAATCGGGTGTGTACGAGACGATGAAACAAAAACGCGAGGGGGCCCCGTCTTTCACCCTGCATGACGGCCCGCCTTATGCCAACGGCCATACGCACATCGGCCATGCGCTCAACAAGATCCTCAAAGACATTATCGTCAAGCAGCACTACTTCAACGGCAGCAGCGTCCGCTTTACCCCGGGCTGGGACTGCCACGGTCTGCCGATCGAGCAGCAGGTCGAGAAAAAGCTCGGCGGCAAGCAGAAGAAAGAGGCGCTCTCCACGGCCGAAGTGCGCAAGCTCTGCCGCGAGCACGCCCAGAGCTTCGTCGGCATCCAGCGCGACGAGTTCAAACAGCTCGGCATCATCGCGGACTGGGACAATCCCTATCTGACGATGGACTACAAGTTCGAAGCGAACATCTACCGCACCCTTTGCGACGTAGCGAAGAAGGGGCTGCTCGTCGAACGCAGCAAACCGGTCTATTGGAGCTGGGCGGAACGCACGGCGCTGGCCGAGGCGGAAGTGGAGTACGAAGACAAAGAGGACTACTCCATCTTCGTCGCCTTCGAGCTGAGCGAGGAGTCCAAGGTCCGCTTGGGGCTGGAGGGCAACGCCGCGCCGGTCATCTGGACGACGACCCCGTGGACCCTGCCGGCCAATACGGGGATCTCCCTGAACCCCGACGAGAAGTATGTCCGCAGCGCCGACGGCTACATTGTCGCCCAGAAGCTCTACGGCGCGCTCAAAGAGCAGGAGATCATCAAGGGCGAGGTCGTCCAGACCTTCGACGCGACGCAGTTCGAGAACCTGCACGCGGTGAACCCGCTCAACGGCCGCCGCTCGCAGATCGTGCTCGGCGAGCACGTCTTGATGGACAACGGTACGGGCTGTGTCCACACGGCGCCGGGCCACGGTGAGGATGACTACCGCGTCGGCCTCAAGTACAACCTCGACGTCATCATGCCGGTCGACGAGACGGGCTGCTACGACCAGAGCGTCGTGCGCGAACGCCTCATCCCTAACGCGGAGACCTTCGTCGGCATGCACATTTTCAAAGCCAACGAGCCGATCATCGAACTGCTGGGGGAGAGCCTGCTGAAAGTCAGCAAGTTCAACCACTCCTATCCGCACTGCTGGCGTTCGCATACGCCGCTGATCTTCCGTGCGACGAAGCAGTGGTTCATCGCCGTCGACGAGAAACCCGAAGGGCAGAGCAAGACCCTGCGCGAGATCGCCCAGGAAGAGGTCGAAGCGACGACGTTCTACCCGGAGTGGGGCCGCAACCGCATCAAGGCGATGGTCGAGAACCGCCCGGACTGGTGTATCTCCCGCCAGCGCGACTGGGGCGTGCCGATCGCCTTCTTCCGCGTCAAAGCGACGGGCGAGGTCGTCCTGGACGAGAAGGTCCTCAACTTTACCGCGATGGTCTTCGAGATGCACGGGACCGATGCATGGTACAGCCTGCCGATCGAACAGCTGCTCTACCCGGGCTGCGCACACACGGCCGACGAGCTGGAGAAAGTCGATGACATCCTTGACGTCTGGTTCGACAGCGGCTCGACGTGGAACGCGGTGCTTAAATCCCGCAACTACGACGCGGGCAGCTACCCGGCGGATGTCTATCTTGAAGGGAGCGACCAGCACCGCGGCTGGTTCCAGAGCTCACTCTTCCTCAGCGCGGCCGTCGAACACCGCGCGCCGTATAAAGCGCTGATCACGCACGGCTTTACGATGGACGGCAAGGGTGAGAAGATGTCAAAGTCCAAGGGCAACGTCGTCGCCCCGGACAAGGTGCTCAAGCAGTACGGTTCGGAGATTCTGCGCCTCTGGGTGGCGCTGGCCGATTACCAGAACGACCAGAAGATCAGCGATGATATCCTGAAGCAGACGGCAGAGCAGTACCGCAAGCTGCGCAATACGTTCCGTTTCCTCCTGGCGAACATCAACGACCTGGAAACGATCGTCACGTTTGGTGAGATGGGGGTACTGGACCAGTGGATCGTCTCCAAGGCCTCCCACGTCTTCGACAATGTCCACGCGCAGTTCAAGCGTTACAACTTCGTCGGCGGGATGAGCACGCTGAACAACTTCATTGTCAACGAGCTGAGCGGCATCTACCTCGATATCACGAAAGACCGCCTCTACTGCGATGCGAAGAACGATCCGCACCGCCGCGCCAGCCAAAGCGCGATGGCGATGATCACCCGCTCGATGCTGCTGCTCGTCGCGCCGATTCTCACCTATACGGCCGACGAGATCGTCGAGACGGCCCCGGCGGTGATCAAAGGCGACGCCGCGAGCATCTTCGACCTTGAATACGCGTCGATCGACGTCCCGACGAGCACCTTCAACGAATGTGCGCTGGTGAAAGTCAGAGAGGGGATGTACGAGATTGTCGACGCCCTCAAAAAAGAGAAGAAGATCAAGAGTACGCTGGAACTGGCCCTGCATACGGACGCGGCGATCGTCAAGGCGCTGCCGCAGATCGAAGCGGAGGACTGGTTCGTCGTCTCCGGCGTACTGCCGCTGGAAACGGCGGGCGAGACGCTGGGCGAATTCGAGGTGGACGGCGAGCGCTACGTGATCGCGGCGGCAGCGCTGCAGAAGTGTCCGCGCTGCTGGAAATTCCACGCCCACGAAGAAGAGACACTCTGTGCCCGCTGCGCGGAGGTGACCGGTGCCTGA
- a CDS encoding CinA family protein, protein MKYSLFLIGDGLIENQPMCRYIDRHFARFGITPEKRFLFREPQRFFPERAGDTEKAETCFILCDPSLAPLVAREIATLTGDTLIIRDEYLVPSRSSSMAPTYYHLNDGTLHLHVMQVESGGELPAPELTLPPSESAVVHLFESDETALMPVLKQIAESYRVDYALTAPIPGWLQCRLEAERFGDVDGALQHLLTRFPSAVASDNIALWLIEVLQDAGKTVTFAESCTGGLLSYYLTKESGASGVFEGGLITYSNRLKSEWIAVENATLEAHGAVSREVVEEMSAGALEVSGADYAIAVSGVAGPTGGTPQKPVGTVQVAVRSNEAVTTARLQLCGDRNYIQEQTVLYAVKMLMLLDKKTFFKIY, encoded by the coding sequence ATGAAGTACTCCCTTTTTCTTATCGGCGACGGCCTGATCGAAAACCAGCCGATGTGCCGCTATATCGACCGCCATTTCGCGCGTTTCGGCATCACCCCGGAAAAGCGCTTTCTGTTCAGGGAGCCCCAGCGCTTTTTTCCGGAACGCGCCGGCGACACGGAAAAGGCAGAGACCTGTTTTATCCTTTGCGATCCCTCCCTGGCCCCCCTCGTCGCCAGGGAGATCGCCACGCTGACGGGCGACACCCTCATCATACGCGATGAGTACCTCGTTCCTTCCCGCTCCAGCAGTATGGCTCCGACCTATTACCATCTCAACGACGGCACCCTGCATCTGCACGTCATGCAGGTCGAAAGCGGCGGCGAGCTCCCTGCCCCCGAGTTGACGCTCCCCCCGTCTGAGAGCGCCGTCGTTCACCTTTTCGAGAGCGACGAGACGGCGTTAATGCCCGTGCTGAAACAGATCGCGGAGAGCTACCGGGTCGATTACGCCCTTACCGCGCCCATCCCCGGCTGGCTGCAGTGCCGCCTGGAAGCGGAGCGTTTCGGGGATGTCGACGGTGCCCTCCAGCATCTTCTGACCCGCTTCCCGAGTGCCGTCGCGTCGGACAATATCGCCCTTTGGCTCATCGAAGTCCTGCAGGATGCGGGCAAGACGGTCACGTTCGCAGAGAGCTGCACCGGCGGCCTGCTCAGTTACTACCTTACCAAAGAGAGCGGCGCTTCCGGGGTCTTCGAAGGCGGACTCATCACCTACTCGAACCGCCTCAAATCCGAATGGATCGCCGTGGAAAACGCGACCCTCGAAGCCCACGGCGCCGTCAGCCGCGAAGTCGTCGAGGAGATGAGTGCCGGTGCGCTGGAAGTTTCCGGCGCCGATTACGCCATCGCCGTCAGCGGCGTCGCGGGGCCGACGGGGGGCACGCCGCAAAAACCTGTCGGGACGGTGCAGGTCGCCGTGCGCAGCAACGAGGCAGTGACTACGGCACGTCTGCAGCTCTGCGGCGACCGCAACTATATACAGGAACAGACCGTCCTGTATGCGGTCAAAATGCTGATGCTCCTGGATAAAAAAACTTTTTTCAAAATTTATTGA
- a CDS encoding lactonase family protein, whose product MSTGCGSSSSSVPKSKYVITANAEDDTLSSFSRDTTTGALTPVAVMAAGSNPTGLVQHPNGKFVYSMNVDDWDNTSSASIDTWELNASGALSHLANTRVVGMALNAVISPNGRYLYVTDQNDYELHSFKINTTTGALTEQPFSPTYEYEAHSIAMHPSGKFFYVGTENNQIHGHVITNDGNYTGTPNTPYAATGANNWLAITPNGDYLYTVDATGNEIKGFSVNEKTGEITLMAGFPVTTTGSGMKSCAVTPNGKYFYVTTKSDASVNAYNVESNGSLTYIDTYASGGHPKSVAVDSKSTSLYVANYDDNNVSAFEIGATGALTPISKYAVGVGPKMLITAH is encoded by the coding sequence ATGTCCACAGGATGTGGCAGCAGCAGTTCAAGTGTTCCGAAATCAAAATACGTCATCACCGCCAATGCGGAAGATGATACCCTCTCCTCTTTCAGCCGTGATACGACAACGGGGGCGTTGACACCGGTTGCGGTGATGGCTGCGGGCTCCAACCCGACCGGCCTGGTGCAGCATCCAAACGGCAAATTCGTCTATTCGATGAACGTTGACGACTGGGACAACACCTCTTCAGCCAGTATCGATACCTGGGAGCTCAATGCAAGCGGTGCCCTGTCGCACCTTGCAAATACCAGAGTTGTGGGTATGGCCCTGAACGCCGTTATTTCACCAAACGGCAGATATCTCTACGTCACCGATCAGAATGACTATGAGTTGCATTCATTCAAGATCAATACGACCACGGGCGCATTGACGGAACAGCCCTTCTCACCGACATATGAGTATGAGGCGCACTCCATCGCCATGCACCCCTCCGGCAAGTTCTTCTATGTCGGGACGGAAAATAATCAAATCCATGGGCATGTCATCACGAATGACGGTAACTACACCGGCACGCCCAATACGCCCTATGCGGCTACAGGGGCCAACAACTGGCTGGCCATTACCCCGAACGGCGATTACCTCTATACGGTCGATGCCACCGGCAATGAAATCAAGGGCTTCAGTGTGAATGAGAAGACCGGCGAGATCACCCTCATGGCCGGTTTCCCGGTCACGACCACTGGCTCCGGTATGAAAAGCTGTGCCGTAACACCGAACGGTAAGTATTTTTATGTGACAACGAAATCCGATGCTTCCGTCAATGCGTACAACGTCGAATCAAACGGTTCGCTGACATACATCGACACCTATGCCTCCGGCGGCCATCCGAAATCTGTGGCCGTCGACTCCAAGAGTACCTCGCTTTACGTCGCAAATTACGACGATAATAATGTAAGTGCTTTCGAGATCGGCGCGACAGGTGCATTGACACCTATCAGCAAGTATGCCGTGGGAGTCGGACCGAAAATGTTGATCACGGCGCATTAA
- the sufB gene encoding Fe-S cluster assembly protein SufB: MAQTEVDKILAKDYELGFTVDIEEDTVPPGLNEDIIRFISAKKHEPGWMTELRIKALHKWEGMEEPHWAHLHYTSIDYQAISYFAAPKKAPNSLDEVDPKILEAYDKLGIPLDEQKMLQGIAVDAVFDSVSVKTTYADTLQELGIIFCSISEAMRDHAELVREYMFSVVPMTDNYYAALNAAVFTDGTFVYVPKGVRCPMELSTYFRINAQNTGQFERTLIIADEGSYVSYNEGCSAPQRDENQLHAAVVELIAKKDAEIKYSTIQNWYPGDSKGEGGIYNFVTKRGICEGENSKISWTQVETGSSITWKYPSCILKGDNSVGEFYSVAVTSRAQQADTGTKMIHIGKNTRSTIVSKGISAMHGQNSYRGLVKVGPNAAGARNFSQCDSLLIGGECGAHTFPYLESQEASAQIEHEATTSKISDEQLFYLRSRGIGEEDAVSMIVHGFCKEVFAQLPMEFAVEAKELLNLTLEGSVG; the protein is encoded by the coding sequence ATGGCACAGACTGAAGTAGACAAAATTCTTGCAAAAGATTATGAACTCGGCTTTACCGTCGATATCGAAGAAGACACCGTTCCCCCGGGACTGAACGAAGACATTATCCGCTTCATCTCCGCCAAAAAGCATGAGCCCGGGTGGATGACCGAACTGCGCATCAAGGCCCTGCACAAGTGGGAAGGGATGGAGGAGCCCCACTGGGCCCATCTGCACTACACCTCCATCGACTACCAGGCCATCTCCTACTTTGCCGCCCCCAAAAAAGCCCCAAACAGCCTCGACGAGGTCGACCCGAAGATCCTGGAAGCCTACGACAAACTCGGCATCCCCCTGGACGAGCAGAAGATGCTCCAGGGCATCGCCGTCGACGCGGTCTTCGACTCCGTCTCGGTCAAAACGACCTACGCCGACACCCTCCAGGAGCTCGGGATCATCTTCTGCTCCATCTCCGAGGCGATGCGCGACCACGCCGAGCTCGTGAGAGAGTATATGTTCTCCGTCGTCCCGATGACGGACAACTACTATGCCGCCCTCAACGCCGCCGTCTTCACCGACGGCACCTTCGTCTACGTTCCCAAAGGGGTCCGCTGCCCCATGGAGCTCTCCACCTATTTCCGCATCAATGCCCAGAACACCGGTCAGTTCGAGCGCACGCTCATCATCGCCGACGAAGGCAGCTACGTCTCCTACAACGAGGGGTGTTCCGCCCCGCAGCGCGACGAGAACCAGCTCCACGCCGCCGTCGTCGAATTGATCGCGAAAAAGGACGCGGAAATAAAGTACTCCACCATCCAGAACTGGTACCCCGGCGACAGCAAGGGCGAAGGGGGGATCTACAACTTCGTCACCAAGCGCGGCATCTGCGAAGGGGAAAATTCCAAGATCTCCTGGACCCAGGTCGAGACGGGCTCCTCGATCACCTGGAAATACCCCAGCTGCATTCTCAAGGGCGACAACAGCGTCGGCGAGTTCTACTCGGTCGCCGTCACGAGCCGGGCCCAGCAGGCGGACACCGGCACGAAGATGATCCACATCGGGAAAAACACCCGTTCGACCATCGTCTCCAAGGGGATCTCCGCCATGCACGGCCAGAACAGCTACCGCGGTCTGGTCAAAGTGGGGCCTAACGCAGCGGGGGCGCGCAACTTCAGCCAGTGCGACAGCCTCCTTATCGGCGGGGAGTGCGGGGCTCACACCTTCCCCTACCTCGAGTCGCAGGAGGCCTCGGCACAGATCGAGCACGAAGCGACGACGAGCAAGATCAGCGACGAGCAGCTCTTCTACCTCCGCTCGCGGGGTATCGGCGAAGAGGATGCCGTCTCCATGATCGTCCACGGCTTCTGCAAAGAGGTCTTCGCTCAGCTCCCCATGGAGTTCGCCGTCGAAGCCAAAGAGCTGCTCAATCTCACCCTGGAAGGAAGTGTCGGATGA
- the sufC gene encoding Fe-S cluster assembly ATPase SufC, with protein MMEIKNLHAAIGGNTILKGLSLTLEKGKVHAIMGPNGAGKSTLSKAVVGHYDVDVTEGEIIYDGQNVLELEPEERALAGIFLSFQNPVEVPGVNNAYFLRTALNAKERHEGKPETNAAQFLRLMRSHVEQLGMKPDMISRNLNEGFSGGEKKRNEILQMEILQPDVILLDEIDSGLDIDALKAVSEGINRMKNGERTFLVITHYSRILDYIDPDYIHVLQDGKIVKTGGPELVKRLESEGYGAIAEDA; from the coding sequence ATGATGGAGATAAAGAACCTGCATGCCGCCATCGGCGGCAACACCATTCTCAAAGGTCTCAGCCTGACCCTGGAAAAAGGCAAAGTCCATGCCATCATGGGCCCCAACGGTGCGGGAAAATCGACCCTCTCCAAAGCCGTCGTCGGCCATTACGACGTCGACGTCACGGAGGGAGAAATCATTTACGACGGACAGAATGTCCTTGAACTGGAACCGGAGGAGCGGGCACTGGCAGGGATCTTCCTCAGTTTCCAGAATCCCGTCGAGGTGCCCGGCGTCAACAACGCCTATTTCCTGCGTACCGCCCTCAACGCCAAGGAGCGCCATGAGGGTAAACCCGAAACGAACGCGGCGCAGTTTCTGCGGCTGATGCGCAGCCACGTCGAACAGCTGGGGATGAAACCCGACATGATCTCGCGCAACCTCAACGAAGGCTTCTCCGGCGGCGAGAAAAAACGCAACGAGATCCTGCAGATGGAGATCCTGCAACCCGACGTCATCCTCCTCGACGAGATCGACTCCGGCCTCGACATCGATGCGCTGAAAGCCGTCTCCGAGGGGATCAACCGGATGAAGAACGGGGAGCGCACCTTCCTCGTCATCACCCACTACAGCCGCATCCTCGACTACATCGACCCCGACTATATCCATGTCCTCCAGGACGGAAAAATCGTCAAAACGGGCGGCCCGGAACTGGTCAAACGCCTCGAGTCCGAGGGCTACGGGGCGATCGCGGAGGATGCATGA
- a CDS encoding SufD family Fe-S cluster assembly protein produces MMGALTLDLVREQAQEPLFERLTTLGLPGNKTEQYRHFAIKPLFARDYTLKTAAVHTPKTGERLVIENGTVTELPAGCSISYRSPFPADPDHYDALYFLSHLLAPAVIALEIAEEASFELRHIVSDARTLLPYRLSLTVAPEKHAEIFETFEGEGSAESLVLYGIDAKIGDGTALRWIRDESGTAEETALIGTHRFHVGANGRLELKTFDFGSAQALHLYKIDLESHARCDAGHLLMASGTARRGNVVHIIHHAPHATCVQEARSVLRGAATGIFDGLIRVDAKARYADARQNTKAVLLSPQAYMYAKPQLEIYTDELEASHGATIGQLDEDALFYLRSRGIAEKEARSMLVLAFADALIGSVGDNAYAERIRADFRSAYFTAPAAKEIP; encoded by the coding sequence ATGATGGGCGCGCTGACCCTTGACCTCGTCCGGGAACAGGCCCAGGAACCGCTGTTCGAACGGCTCACTACCCTCGGGCTTCCCGGCAACAAAACAGAGCAGTACCGCCATTTCGCGATCAAACCCCTGTTCGCACGGGACTACACCCTCAAGACGGCGGCAGTGCACACACCGAAAACCGGCGAACGCCTCGTTATCGAAAACGGGACCGTCACCGAACTCCCGGCGGGCTGTTCGATCTCCTACCGTTCCCCTTTCCCGGCCGATCCGGACCACTACGACGCGCTCTATTTTCTCTCGCACCTGCTGGCGCCCGCCGTCATCGCGCTCGAGATCGCCGAGGAAGCAAGTTTTGAGCTCCGGCATATCGTCAGTGACGCCCGGACCCTGCTGCCCTACCGCCTCTCTCTCACCGTCGCGCCGGAGAAACATGCGGAGATCTTCGAGACCTTCGAGGGGGAAGGAAGCGCGGAGAGCCTCGTGCTCTACGGTATCGACGCCAAGATCGGCGACGGTACCGCCCTGCGGTGGATCCGGGACGAGAGCGGCACGGCGGAGGAGACGGCGCTTATCGGCACCCACCGCTTCCATGTCGGCGCAAACGGCCGACTGGAGCTGAAGACCTTCGACTTCGGCAGCGCCCAGGCCCTGCACCTCTACAAGATCGACCTGGAGAGCCATGCCCGCTGCGACGCCGGCCACCTGCTGATGGCGTCAGGCACGGCGCGCCGGGGCAACGTCGTGCATATCATCCATCACGCCCCCCACGCCACCTGCGTCCAGGAGGCGCGCAGCGTCCTGCGCGGCGCGGCCACCGGGATCTTCGACGGCCTCATCCGCGTCGACGCCAAGGCGCGCTACGCCGACGCGCGGCAGAACACCAAAGCCGTGCTGCTCTCCCCGCAGGCCTATATGTACGCCAAGCCGCAGCTGGAGATCTATACCGACGAACTCGAAGCCTCCCACGGAGCGACAATTGGCCAGCTCGATGAAGACGCCCTCTTCTACCTGCGTTCACGGGGGATCGCGGAGAAGGAGGCGCGCAGCATGCTCGTCCTCGCCTTCGCCGACGCCCTCATCGGCAGCGTCGGCGACAACGCCTATGCCGAACGCATCCGCGCCGATTTCCGGTCGGCCTATTTTACGGCACCCGCCGCAAAGGAGATACCATGA
- a CDS encoding SufE family protein — MTMDEQVQLYKEDLALLPDKDAKMEYILDFGKEAGTLEPQYKTDENIIKGCSSLAWLHKAYDKGKILLEAEGDSIIAKGMLVMLLGIFHNRTPDEILAFDPNKLKEMGIMELLSPVRQQGLEAFLNVIYGYAKACKGE, encoded by the coding sequence ATGACGATGGATGAACAGGTTCAGCTCTACAAAGAGGACCTTGCCCTCCTCCCCGACAAAGACGCGAAGATGGAGTACATCCTCGATTTCGGCAAGGAGGCGGGGACACTTGAACCGCAATACAAAACCGACGAGAACATCATCAAAGGATGCTCCTCCCTGGCGTGGCTGCACAAAGCTTATGACAAGGGAAAGATCCTCCTCGAGGCCGAAGGGGACTCCATCATCGCAAAAGGGATGCTCGTGATGCTGCTCGGCATCTTCCACAATAGGACCCCCGACGAGATCCTCGCCTTCGATCCGAACAAACTCAAAGAGATGGGGATTATGGAGCTGCTCAGCCCCGTCCGCCAGCAGGGGCTCGAAGCCTTCCTGAACGTCATTTACGGGTACGCCAAGGCCTGCAAAGGGGAGTGA
- a CDS encoding iron-sulfur cluster assembly protein encodes MNFDALKEKITDKLRGIYDPEIPVNIYDLGLIYGIDCAKESGGATRCVVTMTLTSATCPVSESLIDQVRNIGYLIDDEPDLVVEANLVFDPPWTMEKMSEEARLQLGML; translated from the coding sequence ATGAACTTCGACGCCCTCAAAGAGAAGATCACCGACAAGCTGCGCGGCATCTATGACCCGGAGATCCCCGTTAACATCTACGACCTCGGGCTTATCTACGGTATCGACTGCGCCAAGGAGAGCGGCGGGGCGACCAGGTGCGTCGTGACGATGACCCTCACCTCCGCCACCTGCCCCGTCTCCGAGAGCCTGATCGACCAGGTGCGCAACATCGGCTACCTCATCGACGACGAACCCGACCTCGTCGTCGAAGCCAACCTCGTCTTCGATCCCCCCTGGACGATGGAGAAGATGAGCGAGGAGGCGCGGCTGCAGCTGGGGATGCTGTAA